In Podospora pseudopauciseta strain CBS 411.78 chromosome 2 map unlocalized CBS411.78m_2, whole genome shotgun sequence, the genomic stretch CACAGCCGCACGCTCCGTCATCCGGTATCACCCGTCACCATGCCTCTTCTTGCCTCCTGGCTGCGCATTGGTAGCCCCACAAAAAAGGTCGACGCATGTTCTCGTTCGTCCCAGGATTCTTTAACTATTGTGGAGAAAGCCGACATCCTTCAGAGCCAGAAGGCAGATGCcagggaaaaaaaggttcAGTGGCTCGTCCGGAGTATCGTCAACACCCACACCGAGCTACTCAAGCTTCCGCACCTTCGTCCAGCGCCAACCATAAATAAGCTCTTGGGTAACCTTGTCGCCATCTGCAGCGAGATCCACGACCAAGATATTGTAGACAAGGTGTGTCGAACTCATCACGGAAAACGTGGAAGACACGAGCTGACAAAACCAAGGTTTTACAAAATGTGAGCGTTCAGGCTGTGTTACCGTCTCTTAGACAGATCTGTGCCCAGTCAGAATCATGTCTTGAGCTTCACTGGGCCGAACACATTCTGGAAGGCCAGACCCAGCAAGAAGTCGTCGAGCGCCTCGAAAGTTTTCCATACTATGAGAACTATGAGGATTTGACCCGACTAGAAGTCTGCTCCATCCTCTCGGCGACAAAAAAGGCACCGCGACAAGTTGCCTTCATCGGCTCCGGCCCGCTCCCTCTCACGTCGCTATGCCTTTTGCAGGCTCTCAAGAATGATGTGGCAGTGAGAAGCTTGACGcagccaaccaccaacaacaccaccgccacagACAACGCAGCGAATCAGGAGCCAATTGTCCTCAACGTCGACTACGATGAAGCGGCTATCTCTGCGTCTCTCAAGTTGAGCCTTGCTctgggagagagggggaaTGGAATGGAATTCATCTGTGCTGAAGCAACCTCGGCTTCGGCGTCACGAGATCTCAGCGAGTTTGACGTCGTGTACATGGCTGCGTTGGTGGGAGTTACGCAGACagacaaggagaagatcaTGCTGGAAGTGATCAgtcggatgaggagaggggcGCTACTGGTTGTCCGCAGCAGTTGGGGTTTGAGGTCATGCTTATACCCAGAGGTCGACCTTGCAACTGAGACACTGCTGAAGAGGCTTGAGCCCTGTGTGGTAGTACATCCCTATAATCAGGTGGTCAATTCAGTCATCGTTGCGAGAGTGCGGTAGCCCCAATCTGGGCCGGACCCAGGGAAGCCGTGAGAGTCCAGTGAGCATTAAACTGGCGGTAGAACTGCATAGAAGTCATTCTTAGACATGGTTGGATATTATACTGGGATAGTCATCATATTTCTCAGAGCGGTGATGTTAGCCATGGCGTGATCCTTCGCTTCAGCCGCAGCCGTTATCGGACTTCTGAGTACTCGGGATACGCTGGATCGATACCGTAGCAATGGGACCAATTTTATCCGCTCATGTCTTACCTACAACTGCGTCTTGTGGCTTTAGTAAACCGTCTTTGGTTTGAAGTGTGTGTGAACCAGTACGAGGCTTTAAGAAGATACGAATGGATAGTACGGGCTTCAAACCAATCACGTCTTTTCCGCTGCCACAATCT encodes the following:
- a CDS encoding uncharacterized protein (COG:S; EggNog:ENOG503P48S), which codes for MPLLASWLRIGSPTKKVDACSRSSQDSLTIVEKADILQSQKADAREKKVQWLVRSIVNTHTELLKLPHLRPAPTINKLLGNLVAICSEIHDQDIVDKVLQNVSVQAVLPSLRQICAQSESCLELHWAEHILEGQTQQEVVERLESFPYYENYEDLTRLEVCSILSATKKAPRQVAFIGSGPLPLTSLCLLQALKNDVAVRSLTQPTTNNTTATDNAANQEPIVLNVDYDEAAISASLKLSLALGERGNGMEFICAEATSASASRDLSEFDVVYMAALVGVTQTDKEKIMLEVISRMRRGALLVVRSSWGLRSCLYPEVDLATETLLKRLEPCVVVHPYNQVVNSVIVARVR